Proteins encoded in a region of the Moritella marina ATCC 15381 genome:
- a CDS encoding acetyl-CoA sensor PanZ family protein translates to MRLSAFTVTESTPQLLIDIIKLYRPFQHDEADIKNSFETLLQNDSQTLFVAKFNDRHIGGLIMQNDATTLFLSCIAVRDITQQRGVGKYLVQRAIENAKSLGLESVTVVKTVQITAELSAFLIHLGFNEQASEFSFNC, encoded by the coding sequence ATGAGATTATCAGCATTTACAGTAACAGAGTCTACACCCCAGTTACTGATTGATATAATAAAATTGTATCGACCATTTCAGCATGATGAAGCTGACATTAAAAATAGTTTCGAGACATTACTGCAAAACGATAGCCAGACGCTATTTGTGGCTAAATTTAATGACCGTCATATTGGTGGCTTAATCATGCAGAATGATGCGACTACATTATTTTTAAGCTGCATTGCGGTCAGAGATATAACCCAGCAACGTGGCGTAGGTAAATATTTAGTCCAACGAGCAATCGAAAACGCTAAATCACTCGGCTTAGAAAGCGTCACAGTCGTTAAGACAGTGCAAATAACAGCTGAATTATCGGCATTTTTAATTCACTTAGGTTTCAACGAGCAAGCATCTGAATTTAGCTTTAACTGTTAA
- a CDS encoding zinc/iron-chelating domain-containing protein has protein sequence MQCRMNCGACCEAPSITSYIPGMPDGKPAGVRCVNLSTDNLCLIFTDPERPALCDTFKATNDVCGDNREQALFLITDLEIQTAI, from the coding sequence ATGCAATGCAGAATGAATTGTGGCGCGTGCTGTGAAGCGCCAAGCATCACTAGTTATATTCCAGGAATGCCTGATGGTAAGCCTGCTGGCGTGCGCTGTGTTAATTTATCGACCGATAATCTGTGTTTGATATTTACTGACCCTGAACGACCTGCATTATGCGATACATTCAAGGCCACTAATGATGTCTGTGGTGACAATCGTGAGCAAGCTTTGTTCTTAATTACAGATCTTGAAATACAAACTGCGATCTAG
- a CDS encoding murein hydrolase activator EnvC family protein gives MTFIKNSMAYSIIGLLILLSLNTYAANTQSELNQLRNQIKVQDASIKKQHRYLNDLSKQTQSTDRAISKVAAQLSNTESLITNIEQDLSALVMKQKALLKSKKKQQNILSAQIETAYLSGNNDYLKLLLNQQNSNEIERSLVYYQHLHAARAASIAEFNDTLADIEKNEAKQEKIKQQLLVIKASQQQKSQQLAQQKSQQKKSNRNIAYSINKQKKTRTELGIAAQKLKQQIALLRKQQEIALLKKQQSAQISLSGLKQYKGKLDWPIKGKVLHNFNSKRFNNVSWRGLVISANEGSKVKAVSAGKVVFADWLRGFGMVTIIDHGKGYMSLYGHNQTLLKVTGEKVRKGDVISLAGRSGGQLESGVYFEIRHKGKAVNPRAWLKR, from the coding sequence ATGACATTTATTAAAAACAGCATGGCCTATAGCATTATAGGCCTGCTGATATTGCTTTCATTAAACACTTATGCAGCCAATACTCAATCCGAACTGAATCAACTTCGCAATCAGATCAAAGTCCAAGACGCATCCATCAAAAAACAGCATCGCTATTTAAACGATTTATCAAAACAAACTCAAAGTACCGATCGTGCGATTAGTAAAGTGGCCGCTCAACTCAGTAATACCGAATCTCTCATTACTAATATCGAGCAGGATCTTAGCGCGCTCGTCATGAAACAAAAAGCGTTGTTAAAAAGTAAAAAGAAACAACAAAACATCCTTTCAGCACAGATCGAAACCGCCTACCTCAGCGGTAATAATGATTATTTGAAACTCCTTCTTAATCAACAGAACAGTAACGAGATAGAACGATCTCTGGTTTATTATCAACATCTTCATGCCGCACGAGCTGCCTCCATAGCTGAATTTAATGACACCTTAGCTGACATTGAAAAAAATGAAGCTAAACAAGAAAAAATAAAACAGCAATTACTTGTCATCAAAGCCTCACAACAACAAAAATCGCAGCAATTAGCACAGCAGAAATCACAGCAGAAGAAAAGTAATAGAAATATTGCTTACAGTATCAACAAACAGAAAAAAACACGCACAGAATTAGGTATAGCAGCACAAAAGTTAAAACAACAAATTGCATTATTACGAAAACAACAAGAAATCGCGTTATTAAAAAAACAGCAAAGCGCACAGATTTCGTTATCAGGTTTAAAACAATATAAAGGTAAATTAGACTGGCCGATAAAAGGCAAAGTATTACATAACTTTAACAGTAAACGCTTTAACAATGTCAGCTGGCGTGGATTGGTGATCAGCGCAAATGAAGGCAGTAAAGTAAAAGCAGTGAGCGCAGGTAAGGTCGTCTTTGCTGATTGGTTGCGTGGATTTGGTATGGTGACAATTATCGACCACGGCAAAGGGTATATGAGCCTGTATGGCCACAACCAAACGTTACTTAAAGTAACCGGTGAAAAAGTCCGTAAAGGCGATGTTATTTCATTAGCTGGTCGCAGTGGTGGTCAGCTAGAGTCTGGCGTTTACTTCGAGATACGCCACAAAGGCAAAGCAGTAAACCCTCGCGCATGGTTAAAACGTTGA
- the gpmM gene encoding 2,3-bisphosphoglycerate-independent phosphoglycerate mutase, with protein MSKAKKTIALIIMDGWGHRLDQQNNAIASAKTPILDKLWQDCPSMLISSSGLDVGLPDGQMGNSEVGHVNIGAGRIVYQDLTKIDKSIADGEFNHNPVLVKAVDAAIANDKAVHILGLASPGGVHSHDDQIVAMIDMAAKQGATKIYLHAFLDGRDTPPRSAQGPLEKFDAKFAEIGVGKTATLIGRYFAMDRDNRWDRVEEAYNLFTQAQASHSADSALAGLEAAYARDENDEFVKATVIGEAAPIVDGDAVIFMNFRADRAREITRAFVDTDFTGFERTVTPKLADFVMLTEYAASIDASVAFPSDKLVNTLGSVLEQNNKTQLRISETEKYAHVTFFFNGGLEDAFVGEDRELIPSPQVATYDLQPEMNSEMLTDKLVTAIESGKYDAIICNYPNGDMVGHTGVFDAAVQACEAVDKSIGRVVEALDKVGGECLITADHGNAEMMVNPETGGIHTAHTNLPVPLIYFGRDAEPAETGRLCDLAPTLLTLLGQEIPTEMTGNNLMNLK; from the coding sequence ATGTCTAAGGCTAAGAAAACAATTGCACTCATCATTATGGATGGCTGGGGCCACCGTCTTGATCAGCAAAATAATGCTATTGCAAGTGCAAAAACCCCGATTTTAGATAAGCTATGGCAAGATTGTCCAAGCATGTTGATCTCGAGCTCAGGCTTAGATGTGGGCCTACCTGATGGTCAGATGGGTAACTCAGAGGTTGGTCACGTAAATATTGGTGCTGGTCGTATCGTTTATCAAGATTTGACTAAAATCGACAAATCAATTGCTGACGGCGAGTTTAACCACAACCCTGTGCTAGTTAAAGCCGTTGACGCAGCAATTGCGAACGATAAAGCCGTACATATTCTTGGCCTCGCATCACCAGGTGGCGTGCACAGTCACGATGACCAGATCGTAGCAATGATTGACATGGCAGCAAAGCAAGGTGCAACCAAAATTTATCTTCATGCATTCTTAGATGGCCGTGATACCCCACCACGCAGTGCACAAGGCCCACTAGAAAAATTTGATGCTAAATTTGCAGAAATTGGTGTTGGTAAAACGGCAACATTAATTGGTCGTTACTTTGCAATGGATCGCGATAACCGCTGGGATCGCGTAGAAGAAGCGTATAACTTATTTACTCAAGCTCAAGCATCACACAGCGCAGACAGTGCATTAGCAGGCCTTGAAGCAGCTTACGCTCGAGATGAAAACGATGAATTCGTCAAAGCGACTGTTATTGGTGAAGCAGCACCCATCGTTGATGGTGATGCGGTTATCTTCATGAACTTCCGCGCCGATCGCGCCCGTGAAATTACGCGCGCCTTTGTAGATACAGATTTCACCGGTTTTGAACGTACCGTAACACCAAAACTTGCTGATTTTGTTATGCTAACTGAGTATGCAGCAAGCATTGATGCAAGCGTAGCTTTCCCATCAGATAAGCTAGTAAACACGCTAGGTTCGGTACTTGAACAGAACAACAAAACACAGTTACGTATTTCAGAAACTGAAAAATACGCACACGTTACCTTCTTCTTTAACGGCGGACTAGAAGATGCATTTGTTGGTGAAGATAGAGAGTTAATCCCATCACCACAAGTAGCAACGTACGACCTACAGCCAGAAATGAATTCAGAAATGCTAACAGATAAGTTAGTTACAGCAATCGAAAGCGGTAAATACGACGCGATCATCTGCAACTATCCTAATGGCGATATGGTTGGTCACACGGGTGTGTTTGATGCCGCCGTACAAGCATGTGAAGCTGTTGATAAATCAATAGGGCGTGTCGTTGAAGCGCTAGACAAAGTTGGTGGTGAATGCTTAATCACAGCCGATCATGGCAACGCGGAAATGATGGTTAACCCTGAAACAGGTGGCATCCACACTGCACATACTAATTTGCCTGTACCACTGATCTATTTTGGTCGTGATGCAGAACCAGCAGAAACAGGTCGTCTATGTGATTTAGCACCAACTCTATTGACTTTACTTGGTCAAGAAATTCCGACTGAAATGACTGGTAACAACCTAATGAATCTGAAATAA
- a CDS encoding rhodanese-like domain-containing protein codes for MQEYIEFASNNPALSLAWVAIAGFLVYSFGSSAMSKVKSVNNHEATTLMNKENAIIVDVRAAEHYRKSHILNAINVPSADIEANKLAMIEKHKNTPIIVMCDTGMSSGRAANRLAKMDFTTVYNLSGGMAAWQEANLPTVKK; via the coding sequence ATGCAAGAATATATTGAATTTGCTTCAAATAATCCAGCCTTATCTCTCGCTTGGGTAGCTATTGCTGGTTTCCTTGTTTATTCATTTGGTAGCAGTGCCATGTCTAAAGTTAAGTCGGTGAACAACCACGAAGCGACTACTTTAATGAATAAAGAAAACGCTATTATTGTTGATGTACGAGCAGCAGAACATTATCGTAAGTCACATATTTTAAACGCAATTAACGTTCCTAGTGCTGATATTGAAGCAAATAAGCTAGCGATGATTGAAAAACACAAAAACACCCCAATCATCGTTATGTGTGACACAGGAATGAGTTCAGGCCGCGCTGCGAATCGTCTAGCGAAAATGGACTTTACTACTGTTTATAATCTATCTGGTGGCATGGCAGCTTGGCAAGAAGCCAACCTACCGACTGTTAAAAAATAA
- the secB gene encoding protein-export chaperone SecB, protein MSESASQQEFNIQRVYLKDVSFECPNSPAIFQQEWKPEVKLDLDTRSSKLGEGVFEVVLSLTVTAKDGETVAFLCEVQQAGIFTVGELSEGQLAHCLGAFCPNILFPYARETIASLVSRGSFPQLNLAPVNFDALFASYVQQAQQAAEAPAEQKLDS, encoded by the coding sequence ATGTCAGAATCAGCAAGCCAACAAGAATTTAATATCCAACGCGTTTACCTTAAAGACGTATCTTTTGAATGTCCTAATTCTCCAGCTATTTTCCAACAAGAATGGAAACCTGAAGTTAAATTAGATCTTGATACGCGTAGCTCTAAGCTAGGTGAAGGTGTATTTGAAGTTGTATTATCACTTACTGTAACAGCTAAAGATGGCGAAACAGTTGCGTTCTTATGTGAAGTTCAACAAGCTGGTATCTTTACTGTTGGTGAATTAAGCGAAGGCCAACTAGCACATTGTTTAGGTGCTTTCTGTCCAAACATTTTATTCCCATATGCACGTGAAACAATTGCTAGCTTAGTAAGTCGTGGTTCTTTCCCACAGCTTAATCTTGCGCCAGTTAACTTTGATGCGTTATTTGCATCTTATGTTCAACAAGCACAACAAGCTGCTGAAGCACCTGCAGAGCAAAAACTGGATTCTTAA
- the gpsA gene encoding NAD(P)H-dependent glycerol-3-phosphate dehydrogenase, whose protein sequence is MTNAALITVLGAGSYGTSLAMSLARNGNKTVLWGHNPQHIAELAKERSNEAYLPGIAFPDALVLEADLQQAIAASRDILIVVPSHVFGDVLAQIKPFLREDSRISWATKGLEAETGRLLQDVATDILGTHYPLAVLSGPTFAKELAAGLPTAISVSSTDPQFADDISHLLHCGRSLRTYTNNDFIGVQLGGAVKNVIAIGAGLSDGLGFGANARTALITRGLTELCRLGEALGADKNTFMGMSCLGDLVLTCTDNQSRNRRFGLALGAGKGVDEAQVEIGQVVEGYRNTKEVYLLSARLGVEMPITEQIYQVLYENKSAKEAALDLLARDKKGE, encoded by the coding sequence ATGACTAATGCAGCCTTGATTACAGTATTGGGTGCAGGTTCTTATGGTACTTCGTTAGCAATGTCTTTAGCACGTAACGGCAATAAAACGGTGTTGTGGGGTCATAATCCTCAGCATATTGCCGAGCTTGCTAAGGAACGCAGTAACGAAGCCTACTTACCTGGTATCGCTTTTCCAGATGCGTTGGTATTAGAAGCTGATTTGCAGCAAGCTATTGCAGCAAGTCGCGATATTCTGATTGTTGTACCTAGCCATGTATTTGGTGATGTATTAGCGCAGATTAAACCATTTTTGCGTGAAGATTCGCGTATATCTTGGGCAACGAAAGGCTTAGAAGCTGAAACGGGGCGTCTGTTACAAGACGTTGCTACTGATATTCTCGGTACGCATTATCCTTTAGCTGTGTTATCTGGCCCTACGTTTGCGAAAGAACTCGCGGCGGGTTTGCCGACGGCGATCAGTGTGTCATCAACAGACCCACAGTTTGCTGATGATATTTCACACTTATTGCATTGTGGCCGTAGTTTACGCACTTATACTAATAATGACTTTATTGGTGTACAGCTTGGTGGCGCGGTGAAAAACGTGATCGCTATTGGTGCTGGCTTGTCTGATGGACTTGGATTTGGTGCTAATGCGCGAACTGCTTTAATCACCCGTGGTTTGACGGAATTATGTCGTCTAGGTGAAGCGCTTGGTGCAGATAAAAATACCTTTATGGGTATGTCTTGCTTGGGTGATCTGGTGCTGACATGTACTGATAATCAAAGCCGTAATCGTCGCTTTGGCCTTGCACTTGGTGCAGGTAAAGGCGTTGATGAAGCGCAAGTTGAGATCGGTCAGGTTGTTGAAGGTTATCGTAATACCAAAGAAGTTTATTTGTTATCTGCACGTCTTGGTGTCGAAATGCCAATTACAGAGCAGATCTATCAAGTGTTATATGAGAATAAGTCTGCTAAAGAAGCAGCATTGGACTTGTTAGCACGAGATAAGAAAGGCGAATAA
- the nfuA gene encoding Fe-S biogenesis protein NfuA: MITITEAAQTHFVKLLSNQKDGTNIRVFVVNPGTANAECGVSYCPPEAIESTDIVLPFSGFDALIDDMSKPFLTDAYIDFVTDKMGSQLTLKAPNAKVRAVADDAPLSERVDYVIQTEVNPQLAGHGGNVVLTEITDDGIAILQFGGGCNGCSQVDFTLKEGIEKQLLELFPEELTAVKDATEHQAGEHSYY; encoded by the coding sequence ATGATAACAATTACTGAAGCGGCACAAACTCACTTTGTAAAATTACTAAGCAACCAAAAAGACGGCACTAACATTCGTGTATTCGTCGTTAATCCAGGCACAGCAAATGCAGAGTGTGGCGTATCATATTGTCCACCTGAAGCAATCGAGAGCACTGATATTGTATTACCATTCAGCGGTTTTGATGCATTAATTGATGACATGAGCAAACCATTCTTAACTGATGCTTATATCGATTTTGTTACTGACAAAATGGGTTCTCAATTAACACTGAAAGCGCCAAACGCAAAAGTACGCGCGGTAGCTGATGATGCACCACTATCAGAACGTGTTGACTATGTGATCCAAACAGAAGTAAATCCACAACTTGCTGGTCACGGCGGTAATGTAGTATTAACTGAAATCACTGACGATGGTATTGCGATCCTGCAATTCGGTGGTGGTTGTAACGGTTGTAGCCAAGTAGACTTCACGTTGAAAGAAGGCATTGAAAAGCAGTTACTAGAATTGTTCCCAGAAGAATTAACAGCAGTTAAAGATGCAACAGAGCACCAAGCTGGTGAGCACTCTTACTACTAA
- a CDS encoding phosphoribosyltransferase family protein, translating into MIRKFSMALLQPRCYLCDMPIDNLQPFLCLLCQQELPYLPLSHCLSCALPKGKNQQHEKCNECQQQSPPWQQLISCMSYTLECQYLIKQYKFSQQPQLHLLFSSLLLQTISNKVIQTNYHLPHALIAIPLHKKRQSKRGYNQAQLIAKDLAIQLQIPLIAEKTFIRTRNTKAQAQQTAAERRDNMHNVFQVTKSITTKHIAIIDDVVTTSETIKATCQTLLTAGIERIDIWCIARTLAD; encoded by the coding sequence ATGATACGCAAATTCAGTATGGCATTATTGCAACCTCGCTGTTATTTATGCGACATGCCTATCGACAACCTACAACCTTTTCTGTGCCTGTTATGCCAACAAGAACTGCCATACTTGCCACTCTCGCATTGCCTTAGTTGCGCATTACCAAAAGGCAAAAACCAACAACACGAAAAATGTAATGAATGCCAACAACAGTCGCCTCCCTGGCAGCAATTAATTAGCTGCATGAGTTACACCTTAGAATGCCAATACTTAATTAAACAATACAAATTTTCACAACAGCCACAGTTACATTTATTGTTTTCATCGCTGTTACTCCAAACAATCAGTAATAAAGTCATACAAACCAATTACCATTTACCCCACGCTCTTATTGCCATCCCCTTACATAAAAAACGCCAATCAAAACGAGGGTACAACCAAGCTCAGTTAATCGCCAAAGACCTCGCAATACAACTGCAAATACCACTCATTGCGGAAAAAACATTTATTCGCACTAGGAATACCAAAGCACAAGCACAACAGACAGCCGCCGAACGCCGAGACAATATGCACAATGTATTTCAAGTCACAAAGTCCATCACTACGAAGCACATCGCTATTATTGATGATGTAGTCACGACAAGTGAAACCATAAAAGCAACTTGTCAGACGTTACTTACAGCAGGGATAGAACGTATTGATATATGGTGTATCGCCAGAACATTAGCGGATTAG
- the bioH gene encoding pimeloyl-ACP methyl ester esterase BioH, producing the protein MPDVIAVESKNVSRCTSLHVEVVGNGPDLVLLHGWGLNSACWQSIIPLLSTHYRLHLVDLPGFGFSHDNYAVSCSLVDITNALVDVVPAKAVWLGWSLGGLCATHFALQYPQRVAALVTVASSPKFMATAKVDDIPAWPGIAEKVLAQFQQQLQENLPQTINRFLAIQGMGSETAKQDIKQLKSLLAARPQPHEQALSNGLKLLESVDLRADLSSLTMPFYRCYGRLDSLVPQTTVAWMDNYLPQSQRIIFKASSHAPFISEPGLFVDKLQTFLNNSL; encoded by the coding sequence ATGCCAGACGTTATCGCCGTAGAAAGTAAAAATGTAAGCCGTTGCACAAGTTTGCATGTCGAAGTTGTTGGTAACGGCCCAGATTTAGTATTGCTACATGGTTGGGGATTGAATAGTGCATGTTGGCAGTCGATAATACCTCTGTTATCGACACATTATCGCTTACATTTAGTTGATTTACCTGGTTTTGGTTTTAGTCATGACAACTACGCTGTAAGCTGTTCGCTTGTTGATATCACCAACGCGTTAGTGGATGTTGTCCCTGCCAAAGCTGTTTGGTTAGGTTGGTCTTTAGGTGGCCTTTGTGCGACGCATTTTGCGCTGCAATATCCGCAACGTGTGGCTGCATTAGTCACGGTGGCTAGCTCTCCAAAATTTATGGCAACGGCTAAAGTTGATGATATACCTGCTTGGCCAGGTATTGCTGAAAAAGTATTAGCGCAATTTCAGCAACAGTTACAAGAAAACTTACCGCAAACAATTAATCGATTTTTAGCTATTCAGGGTATGGGTAGCGAGACCGCGAAACAAGATATTAAACAATTAAAATCTTTGTTAGCCGCAAGACCACAGCCACATGAACAGGCGCTAAGTAATGGTTTAAAATTATTAGAGAGTGTAGATTTACGCGCTGATTTATCTTCATTAACAATGCCTTTTTATCGTTGTTATGGTCGTTTAGATTCACTTGTGCCACAAACAACAGTGGCTTGGATGGATAACTACCTACCACAATCACAGCGTATAATATTTAAGGCGTCGTCACATGCGCCGTTTATTTCGGAACCAGGACTTTTTGTTGATAAATTGCAGACATTTCTCAATAATTCGTTATAA
- a CDS encoding DUF4202 domain-containing protein codes for MSEQRIEQAIELIDQINQRDPVTELVDGVAQPKEWLYGIRMSECLAEFMPDASTALQIAARAQHIKRWSIPRSDHPMGREGYYKWRQSLGRLHAEEAMAIAVQVGCSEDEVQAIGRMLRKEKIKRDPQVQALEDVICLVFLKHYFSAFAEKHTPEKLIVIVQKTWAKMSEQGHEAALKLPFTPDQQALLAKALS; via the coding sequence ATGTCAGAGCAACGGATAGAGCAAGCAATAGAATTAATCGATCAAATAAATCAGCGTGACCCAGTCACTGAACTCGTTGATGGTGTAGCCCAACCAAAAGAATGGCTCTATGGCATTCGTATGAGTGAGTGTCTGGCTGAATTTATGCCTGACGCGTCTACAGCGCTGCAAATCGCTGCTCGTGCCCAACATATTAAACGTTGGAGTATTCCACGTAGCGATCATCCTATGGGCCGTGAAGGTTATTATAAATGGCGACAGTCTCTTGGTCGCTTACATGCCGAAGAAGCGATGGCGATAGCAGTACAAGTCGGTTGTAGCGAAGACGAAGTTCAAGCTATTGGCCGGATGTTACGCAAAGAAAAAATTAAGCGTGACCCACAAGTTCAAGCACTTGAAGATGTCATTTGTTTAGTATTCTTAAAACATTATTTTAGTGCATTTGCAGAAAAACATACGCCAGAAAAACTGATTGTGATAGTGCAAAAGACGTGGGCTAAAATGTCTGAACAAGGTCATGAAGCGGCATTGAAATTACCGTTTACACCCGATCAACAAGCTTTATTAGCGAAAGCGCTGAGTTAA
- a CDS encoding YhgN family NAAT transporter has product MEIISAAVMLFLIMDPLGNLPIFLSILKHIDKKRRRAVMIRELLIALFVMLLFLFLGEKILGFLSLKQEAVRIAGGIILFLIAIKMIFPSEGGLTGLAAGEEPFIVPMAIPLLAGPSILAALLLLAHQDPDKMFEWSAALIIAWGLSAFILMFYEGFNRILGEKGLAAVERLMGMLLVMISVQMLLDGIADYIATVS; this is encoded by the coding sequence ATGGAAATAATCTCGGCAGCGGTGATGCTTTTTTTGATCATGGATCCGCTAGGTAACCTGCCTATATTTTTGTCTATCTTAAAACATATTGATAAAAAACGTCGACGTGCGGTGATGATCCGCGAGTTGTTAATTGCACTTTTTGTGATGCTGTTATTCTTATTCTTAGGTGAAAAGATCCTGGGATTCTTAAGTTTAAAACAAGAAGCTGTGCGGATCGCTGGTGGTATTATTTTATTCTTGATCGCAATTAAGATGATCTTTCCAAGTGAAGGTGGGCTAACTGGCCTTGCAGCAGGTGAAGAACCTTTCATTGTCCCTATGGCGATCCCTTTGCTCGCAGGTCCCTCTATACTTGCGGCACTCTTGCTATTAGCCCATCAAGATCCGGATAAAATGTTTGAATGGTCTGCCGCGTTAATTATTGCGTGGGGGTTGAGCGCATTTATTTTAATGTTTTATGAAGGCTTTAATCGTATTCTTGGTGAAAAGGGTTTAGCGGCTGTAGAGCGTTTGATGGGTATGCTGTTAGTGATGATATCAGTACAGATGCTACTTGACGGTATTGCTGATTATATCGCGACGGTAAGCTGA
- a CDS encoding pyridoxal-phosphate-dependent aminotransferase family protein, whose translation MSITSFYPPQRTLMGPGPSDVYPNVLQALSRPTVGHLDPTFVQMMDEVKELLQYAFQTKNPCTMAVSAPGSAGMETCFVNLIEPGDKVIVCINGVFGNRMAENVTRSGGVLVKVEDEWGKPVDPQKLEVALAAHPDAKIVAFVHAETSTGALSDAKTLCALAKEHGCLSIVDAVTSLGGVPLYVDDWGIDAIYSGTQKCLSCVPGISPVSFSAAAVEKIQNRTVPVQSWFLDQTLVMSYWSGEGKRTYHHTAPVNTLYALHESLVQLQTEGLENAWARHAEQHLALRAGLEKLGIEFIVDESCRLPQLNTVVIPAGVDDAAVRNQLLQTYNLEIGAGLGAFAGKAWRIGLMGYAARPANVALCLRALEETLN comes from the coding sequence ATGAGCATTACCTCTTTTTATCCCCCGCAACGTACGTTGATGGGCCCTGGTCCTTCAGATGTTTACCCTAATGTACTGCAGGCGTTAAGTCGCCCAACTGTTGGTCACCTTGATCCCACATTTGTACAGATGATGGATGAAGTCAAAGAATTACTGCAATATGCGTTTCAAACTAAAAACCCTTGTACGATGGCGGTGTCTGCGCCGGGTTCTGCAGGTATGGAAACATGCTTTGTGAATTTAATTGAGCCAGGCGATAAAGTGATTGTTTGTATCAATGGTGTGTTTGGCAACCGTATGGCTGAAAACGTCACACGTTCTGGTGGTGTTTTGGTTAAAGTGGAAGATGAATGGGGCAAACCTGTTGATCCACAAAAACTTGAAGTCGCATTAGCTGCACATCCTGATGCGAAGATTGTCGCTTTTGTTCATGCAGAAACATCAACTGGTGCATTGTCTGATGCGAAAACACTGTGCGCACTAGCAAAAGAGCACGGCTGTTTATCTATTGTCGATGCCGTAACATCACTGGGTGGTGTGCCACTGTATGTCGATGACTGGGGTATTGATGCGATTTATTCTGGTACGCAAAAATGTTTATCGTGTGTACCTGGTATCTCACCAGTGAGCTTCAGTGCTGCAGCGGTTGAAAAAATTCAAAATCGTACTGTGCCTGTGCAAAGTTGGTTCTTAGATCAAACACTCGTGATGAGTTATTGGTCTGGTGAAGGTAAACGTACTTATCACCATACAGCACCTGTGAATACGTTATATGCATTACATGAATCGTTAGTGCAATTACAAACTGAAGGCCTAGAGAACGCATGGGCGCGTCATGCGGAGCAACATTTAGCATTGCGTGCAGGTTTGGAAAAACTGGGTATTGAGTTTATCGTTGATGAATCATGCCGTTTACCACAGCTCAATACCGTTGTTATTCCTGCAGGTGTTGATGATGCAGCGGTACGTAATCAGTTATTACAAACGTATAATCTTGAGATTGGCGCTGGACTAGGTGCTTTTGCTGGTAAAGCATGGCGTATTGGTTTGATGGGTTATGCTGCACGTCCTGCTAACGTTGCTTTGTGTTTACGTGCGTTAGAAGAAACATTGAATTAA